CCCCTGGATATTGCCCAGCAAGGAGCAAATTCGGGAGAAGTACTAAAATGGAACGGTATTAACTGGGTGCCCGAAATTGATGCAGTTGGAATCGCCTCCGTCAATACAAGTGACAGAATACAGGGAGATGGAGTAAATACAGACCTGGATATAGCCCAACAAGGAGCCACAGTAGGACAAGTTTTAAAATGGAATGGTACCATATGGGCTCCAGACGATGATGTCAGTGGGGGCTTAGGCATCATTAATACCAGTCCGAGAATCAGTGGAAATGGGACCAATGTTCCCCTGGACATTGCACAGCAAGGAGCCTTACTTGGACATGTTATGAAATGGGATGGAAACAATTGGACACCTAAAATTGATGAGGTAAATGACCCAGATCCAGATCCCTTAAATGAAATACAAACGCTGAGTTTGAGTGGAAACACCCTTAGTCTTTCACAAAATGGAGGTTCTGTAAACTTACCCGTTGGAGCAGCATATATTGCAGGAAATGGAATTGATATCGCAGGAAATGTGATCGAAAATACCGGAGACCTGGACAATACCAATGAAATTCAAACCCTCAGTTTCAATAATAGCAATCGGCAACTAAGTTTGAGCAATGGAGGAGGTACCGTAACCATACCAGCTGGAGGAAATGGAAATGGATTCTGGGATGCCGGGCAAAATGGCAGTATTCACAAGAACAATTCAGGCAATGTCGGAATCGGCGTAACGAACCCTATTGCTTCCCTCCATTTGGATGGAGGATTTCTCCTGAGTATCAACGGAAATTCGAAGATTTTCTTGGGAGCCGCTTTTACCGGAGAAGGACTCTTTGATGTCCGGGGGCCTAATGGAAATCGAAACGCAGTAATAACTCATCCTGGAAATGGAAAACCCAATTATGGATTCTTTGGGGTTCATAATGAACTAGGACGATTACAGGCGGGATTGAAAGTAGAAAGTGATCCTAATAGAGCTGGAACAGATCAGGGTAAAGTCTTTGCCCATATGGGAGAATTTGAAGTTATAGAGTTAAAAGATTCTACAGACCTTGTTCCTGGGGCTACTCGGGTTCGCGCAGGATTCAATCCTGTTGATAAATCAGGTCAGATTGACCTCTTTGGATCAGGAAATAACCTAAATGTACGGCTGGGATCAACGGGTCCAAGCACTGGTGTAGCCGGAAACAAAGGATTTATCGGTTTATATGGAAACGGTGGAGAAGCAGATCTTCAGGCAGGAATAGAAATTCTAGGTAGTGGACGAGGACATTTCTTTGGAGCCAGCATGAAACTCGATGGCACCGCAGAAGTAGACACACTTGCTGCAACCGTCAAGAACTTCCGGGTTCAACACCCCACAGAAGCAGATAAAGAGATCTGGTATGCCAGCATCGAAGGACCTGAAGCCGCCGCTTATGTGAGAGGTACGGCGACTTTGGTTGACGGGAAAGCGATTATAGAATTTCCTGAACACTTTGAATTAATGATAGATGAGTCAAGTCTAACGATTAGCACTAGTCCCTGGTCCGCAGATTCAAAGGGACTGGCGGTAGTGAAACGTACAGTGCATGGCTTTGAGGTACAGGAATTACTGAAAGGAGAAGGAAACTATAAGTTCGACTGGGAGGCAAAAGCTGTAAGAAAGGGATATGAAAACTTCAAAGTAGTTCGTACCAAAAAAGAACTGAGAAGATAAGTACAAGCACTTATGCGCAGACTGATCGTCATACTTTTATGTTTTGGGAGCCTGGGTCATGGACTTCATGCCCAATTGCTGCCTTTGATGTTGAATAATCGGGATAATGCTGCCTTTATAAATCCGGCTATGACAGGAGTGCCTGCGAAGCTGGAGATCGGGAAGAGATCCAGAGATTATGTAAATACCATTGTGGGAGTGAGCAGTCGTCTTCAATGGACAGGATTTGGGGATGAAGGGCCATTTACCAGTTATGCAAAAATTTCACAACGACTCTCTGTAGATCGGAGGGGCGAGAAATTTTTCTGGGGAGGTGCATTTTTCATGGATGACAATACCGGCCTGACTTCCTTCACATCTGCCGGACTCAATACCTCCTATCATCAGTATTTGGGAAATGATAGCTATATCCATGCAGGGATTTCTTTCCGTTTTACCCAAAACACCCTGGGACGAGGAGATATACTGGCGCGAGATCAGGCAGATGTCGTGATAGATAATTACCAGAGCAGCTGGTATATGAACTCAGGTATCGGGCTTTTTTATAGTAGCAGCCTTTTTTACATCGGCGCATCATTGCCCAATACAGTATTTCGAAGACCTGATACCCAGCTTGCAGTAGTATCCAAGCATTATTATGGGGTTTTAGGTGGATATATTCACCTCATGGATGATGATGTTTACCTGGAACCCTCTATATGGGTCCGTACGGCTGATCAGTTGCCCTTTTACTATGATTTAGGGTTGACTATTAACTTTTACATAGAAAACGCAGGAAAACGCGCAAGTGGCACCTATCATGGAAAGCAGGTATGGGCAGGTGTAGGATATGATGCGGCTAAAGCCCTCAGAGCCGAAGCCGGTATTTACTATGAAAAAGTGAAATTCAGCTTTATTTATAATCACTACCTGAATAATCCCGGCTATGTCTTTGGCAGTGGTCTGGAAGGAGGCATCTACCTTATTCTTTAGCTTTATGAAAAAAATCATCCTCATACTGGCTATCCTTTCTGGCTTATGTCTGGAAGCTCAGGCGCAAAAGGCAGAGAAACTGGAGCGAAAATTTGTAGGCGCTGCCGGCAAAAGCAATACTTCTCCCAGTGGGAAATTGAAAGTAAGTTATTCCATTGGAGGGATCATGACAGCTACAGGAAGAGGTCGTTCCAAAAAGTTCACCCAGGGCTTTCAACAACCCGAGTGCTCGGATTGTGATACGACGGTAAACAGACCCAGTCTTTCCTGCGATAATCTATACAATATTATTACGCCAAACCAGGACGGAAAAAATGATCAGTGGATCGTTGAACAACTCATCAATCCCGAGCCAGGCCTTAGTGCAGATCTGAAAATCTATACCCGCTGGGGACAGGAAGTTTTTAGTGCAGTAAACTACCAAAATGACTGGGCAGGGCAGGACAAAAACAATCGTCCCCTTCCCTCAGGCACCTATTATTATCTCCTGATTTATGATGAGAACCAAAAGCCTTGCAAAGGAGATATTACCCTGCTGAAAAATTAAGGATAAGGAATAAAAATGAAGATGCGGAATTACCCATCAAGCAAGAAGACCGGAAAAGCCCTCATTTAAACACAACCTGGCTCAACAAGCTTGCAATGATTAGGCCCTAAACTATTTATTGATTTTTGCCAGAATTTCGGGGAAGGAGTTGAATAATTCTGGATCGAGTTCAAGGGCTCTGTTGTAGAAAGGCATAGCGTCTTCCAAACGCTTATCTTCTGTCTGGCGACTTCCAAAGTAGTGGTAGTATTTCCCCAGCTCAAAATTAGCTTCTGCATTATCTGGATTCAGCTTATAAGCGGCATTGAGGGCCATGCCAGCATC
The nucleotide sequence above comes from Bacteroidia bacterium. Encoded proteins:
- a CDS encoding PorP/SprF family type IX secretion system membrane protein is translated as MRRLIVILLCFGSLGHGLHAQLLPLMLNNRDNAAFINPAMTGVPAKLEIGKRSRDYVNTIVGVSSRLQWTGFGDEGPFTSYAKISQRLSVDRRGEKFFWGGAFFMDDNTGLTSFTSAGLNTSYHQYLGNDSYIHAGISFRFTQNTLGRGDILARDQADVVIDNYQSSWYMNSGIGLFYSSSLFYIGASLPNTVFRRPDTQLAVVSKHYYGVLGGYIHLMDDDVYLEPSIWVRTADQLPFYYDLGLTINFYIENAGKRASGTYHGKQVWAGVGYDAAKALRAEAGIYYEKVKFSFIYNHYLNNPGYVFGSGLEGGIYLIL
- a CDS encoding gliding motility-associated C-terminal domain-containing protein encodes the protein MKKIILILAILSGLCLEAQAQKAEKLERKFVGAAGKSNTSPSGKLKVSYSIGGIMTATGRGRSKKFTQGFQQPECSDCDTTVNRPSLSCDNLYNIITPNQDGKNDQWIVEQLINPEPGLSADLKIYTRWGQEVFSAVNYQNDWAGQDKNNRPLPSGTYYYLLIYDENQKPCKGDITLLKN